GGCACTTCAGACAGCATGCCCCAGGCCGCGCGGGGGCCCGCGAACAGCCAGATGCCGATGAAGCCGGTGCCGCCCAGCGCGACCCCGATGGGCACGCGCAGCACGAGCAGGACGAGAACGGCGATGAGCCCGTAGGCGCCGAGTGCGAGACTGGACATCACGCGCCCTCGTCCGTGCCGGTGTAGGCGTCGTGGCCGTTGCCCTCGGTGCCCTCGGCGGGCACCACCTTCCAGGGATGGCTGAGGTGGAGCGCGAGTTTCCACGCCAGAACCGTCGCCAGCAGGCCGAAGCCGATGATGGGCAGGAAGCGGGTAGGCCAGGTGATCAGCGTCGAGACGCCGACCGCATAGGCGCCGACGTCATAGGCGTGCACCGCGGGCTTCACCGCGGCATAGCCCGCCGCCCCGCAATAGCCGAGCGCGAGCAGGAGGGCGAGCGCCAGCACCAGCCAGCGCACGCCCTCCGGCATCATGTCGTAGAACAGCTCCACATGGATCAGCGTGCCGTTGCGCTCCAGTCCCGCAAGCGGCAGGAACGCCACGCCTGCCATGTAGTAGTAGGACACGGTTTCCAGCGTGGCGGGAACGGGCGAGTTGAAGAGATACTTCATCACCACGTCGAGCGTGATGTGCAGCATCATCGCGATCAGCGACACCCCGCCCACAAGGGTGCAGATGTCCACGAACCCGAAATACGCCCGGCGCATGCCGTTCCCCCCTCGCTGGTTTCCCGTGTCCGCCGGCGCGGATCAGAGGCCGTAGGTGTTGACGTCGACCTTGGAGAAGATCTCGTCGCGCAGCGCCTGCAGCATCTTCTCGCGGTCGCCGCCGGCTTGTGCCATCAGGCCTTCCCACTTGGTCAGCAGCTCGCGATAGGCCGCGATCCACTTGTCGGGGTCCGCCACGCCATGCTTGGTCTTGGCAGTTTCCGCCACGGTCTTCAGGTCGGCGGCCACGAAGTCCTGGATCTGCCTGGCAAGCTCCGCGCTCGGCTCGAGCACGGTCACGCCCTTCTCCTTGGCCTGCGCCAGCGCCTTCTCGTCGAGCGCCATGTAGTCGAGCGTGGTGCCGAGGTTGCCCAGCGCCGCGCCGTCGAGGATCGCCTTGCGCTGGTCGGCGTTCAGGCCTTCCCAGAACTCCTTGCTGAGCGCGAAGGTGGCGGCGACCTGGTAGGTGCCGAGCTTTGTCAGGATGTTGTAGCTCGCCACGTCCCACAGGCTGAAGGACGACAGCGAGGCCGACGACATGATCGCGATGTCGACGCCGCCGCGGTCCATCGTCTCGAACATCTCCGAGGACGGCACGTTGATCGCGGTGCCGTTCACCGACGCGATCCAGCGGTTCCACAGCGCGCCGCCGGAGCGGAACTTCTTGCCCGCGAGCGCTTCCGGCGAATTGTAGTCACCCTTGGAGATCAGCGTGTAGGGCGACGTCGAATAGACGCCCGTGAACACGATGTCGCGCTTGGTGAACTCGTCGCGGCAGGGCTGGCACTGCAGCATGACGAACTCGGTCACCGCCGCCGACGCGGCCAGTGGGTCCGAACTCATCATCCCGAAGTCGGCGATCATCTGCGAATAGGGGAACTCCGCCGGGAAGTACGACAGTGCCAGCATCCCGATGTCGGCGATGCCGTTCTGCAGGCCGGGCAGCGTCTCCTTCGCCTTCACCAGCGAGCCGCCGCTCCACAGCTTGATCTTGAGCGAGCCGTTGGAGATCTCTTCCACGTGCTTCACGAACGGCTCGTAGCCGCCGGTCACGACCGGGTGCTTGGGCGGGTGCCAGTTGGTCGCGCGCACCTCCGTCTGGGCTTGCGCCGCGCCCACGCTCAGCGCCGATGCGCACGCGAACGCCAGCGTTCCCGTAACGAGTGACTTGAGTTTCATGCCAGTTCTCCCTTCCTCTTGATGCCGGTTGGCTTTCGGTTCTGCGCGCTGTTGGGCCGCGCGCTTGGTGGTGCCGGAGGGGTGCGGCGTGCGCCCCCGCCCGGCGTCAGGTGCGCCGTGTCTCCCAGATCTCCGGGTTCATCAGGTTCGGCGGGCGCTCGCCCTTCAGGACCTGAACGACCTGGCCCGCGGCCGAGAGCGCGAGCCTGCGGCAGGCGCTGCGGCTCAGGCCAGCGACGTGCGGCGTCACGATCACGTTGGGCAGGGCGAGCAGCGGGTGGTCCTTCGGCAAGGGCTCCTCCTCGAACACGTCGAGGCCCGCGCCTGCGATCCGGCCCTCCGCGAGAGCTTCGCAGAGCGCGTCGCCGTCGACGACCGGCCCGCGCGCGGTGTTGATCACATAGGCCGTGGGCTTCAGGTGCGAGATCGCCTCGCGCCCCAAGAGGTGATGCGTTGCGGGGCCGAGCGGCACATTCACCGACAGGAAATCGGCGCGCGCGCACAGGGCGTTGAGGTCCGGCTCCCAGTCGTAGCCCGCGGGCAGGTCGGCGGGCCGCGTGCGGCAATGCACGGCGACGTTCATGTCGAAGGCCGTGTGGCAGATGCGCGCGATGTCCCGCGCGATGGGGCCGAAGCCGACCGTGCATAGCGTCTTCTCGTAGAGGTCGTCGGCCAGGTTCTCGTGATGGAAGGTCTCGCGCACGCTCCAGCCTTGCGTCCGCAACAGCCGGTCGCCCCGGTGGATGTGCTTGGCGAGGCCCAGCATCAGGCCCAGCGTGTGCTCGGCCACGGCCCGCGCGCCCACGTAGCGGTTGTTGACGACCGGGATCCGGGCGGCGGTGGCGGCAGGGATGTCGATATGGTCGGTGCCCGATCCGCTCGACGCGACGATCTTCGCGCGGCCCGCCAGCGCCACCAGGTCCGCCGGAAACGCGGCGGGCAGGCGCACGACGATGGCGTCGGCACGCGGGAGAGCGGCGCGCACGGCGGCCGTATCGGTCCAGGCGACGACCTCCACCTCCGCGCCCGACGCGCGCAGCATCTCCTCGCCTGCTGGGTCGAGCATGCGGTTCAGGCACACGACATGAGCGGGCTGCACAAGGCGATCCCCCGCCGCCGGTGCTGTCGAGGTGTCAGCGTGCATCGCGGCCGCCGCTGCGTACCAGGCGCCGGACAAGGCCATCCCGGCGCGGCGCGGGATGACCCCTTCGCCGCGGGCCGCGAACGCCCGTGCTCCCTGCGCGCATCCTTCCTCCCCGGGCGATGCAGCCCGTTGTCTTGTTTGGCCACATGTTCCAATATTTGAAACACAAGACCGATAGTTGACACAATTCAAACCGCTCCCTAGGCTCCGTGTCAATCTTCTTGGGACAGGGAAACGCCGCGTGCCGCCGCAGGATGCCACCTCATCCGCTGCATCGGAGCCAGCAGGGACGGACGGCTCGTTCGCCCTGACGCTGGCGAAGGGGCTGGCGGTCCTGCGGGCTTTCCGCGCGGGCGAAACCTATCTTTCCAACCGCGACCTGGCGGAGCGGACGGGCTTCAGCAAGCCGACGGTGTCGCGTCTGGCGCGCACGCTGCTGGAGCTTGGCTACCTGCGCCATTCGCCCACGCTCGGGCGCTATGCGCTGGGGACGGCGGTGCTGACGCTCGCCTACCCGATGCTGGCGGGGCTCGGCATCCGGCACATCGCGCGGCCCTTCATGCACGAACTGGCAAACGACGTCGCGGGCCAGGTGTCCATGGGCATGCGCGACCGGCACACCATGGTCTTCGTGGAAAGCGCGCGCAGCCGCGCCCACCGCCTGACGCTGCCGGAGATCGGGGCGACCCTGTCGATCCTCGCAAGCTCCATGGGCCGGGCCTATCTCGCGGCCCTCGCGCCCGACGACCGCGACGCCCTGCTGGAGGAATTGCGCGCCGCCGAGCCGGACGGGTTCGCGCGCTATGCAGGCGCGGTCGAGGAGGCGGTGGAGACGTTCGCGGAGCGGGGCTTCGCCTGCTCCTTCGGCGACGTGCGGCGCGAGATGTACGCCTGCGCCGCGCCCCTG
This is a stretch of genomic DNA from Futiania mangrovi. It encodes these proteins:
- a CDS encoding TRAP transporter small permease subunit, yielding MRRAYFGFVDICTLVGGVSLIAMMLHITLDVVMKYLFNSPVPATLETVSYYYMAGVAFLPLAGLERNGTLIHVELFYDMMPEGVRWLVLALALLLALGYCGAAGYAAVKPAVHAYDVGAYAVGVSTLITWPTRFLPIIGFGLLATVLAWKLALHLSHPWKVVPAEGTEGNGHDAYTGTDEGA
- a CDS encoding C4-dicarboxylate TRAP transporter substrate-binding protein, with the protein product MKLKSLVTGTLAFACASALSVGAAQAQTEVRATNWHPPKHPVVTGGYEPFVKHVEEISNGSLKIKLWSGGSLVKAKETLPGLQNGIADIGMLALSYFPAEFPYSQMIADFGMMSSDPLAASAAVTEFVMLQCQPCRDEFTKRDIVFTGVYSTSPYTLISKGDYNSPEALAGKKFRSGGALWNRWIASVNGTAINVPSSEMFETMDRGGVDIAIMSSASLSSFSLWDVASYNILTKLGTYQVAATFALSKEFWEGLNADQRKAILDGAALGNLGTTLDYMALDEKALAQAKEKGVTVLEPSAELARQIQDFVAADLKTVAETAKTKHGVADPDKWIAAYRELLTKWEGLMAQAGGDREKMLQALRDEIFSKVDVNTYGL
- a CDS encoding 2-hydroxyacid dehydrogenase; protein product: MLDPAGEEMLRASGAEVEVVAWTDTAAVRAALPRADAIVVRLPAAFPADLVALAGRAKIVASSGSGTDHIDIPAATAARIPVVNNRYVGARAVAEHTLGLMLGLAKHIHRGDRLLRTQGWSVRETFHHENLADDLYEKTLCTVGFGPIARDIARICHTAFDMNVAVHCRTRPADLPAGYDWEPDLNALCARADFLSVNVPLGPATHHLLGREAISHLKPTAYVINTARGPVVDGDALCEALAEGRIAGAGLDVFEEEPLPKDHPLLALPNVIVTPHVAGLSRSACRRLALSAAGQVVQVLKGERPPNLMNPEIWETRRT
- a CDS encoding IclR family transcriptional regulator; translated protein: MPPQDATSSAASEPAGTDGSFALTLAKGLAVLRAFRAGETYLSNRDLAERTGFSKPTVSRLARTLLELGYLRHSPTLGRYALGTAVLTLAYPMLAGLGIRHIARPFMHELANDVAGQVSMGMRDRHTMVFVESARSRAHRLTLPEIGATLSILASSMGRAYLAALAPDDRDALLEELRAAEPDGFARYAGAVEEAVETFAERGFACSFGDVRREMYACAAPLRVRVDGELVILNCGVPAAGMSREAFVETIGPKLVAMTHAIDAAAGAGLGPDQAMHAPAGAVRRVTPVPAHPS